From the genome of Glycine max cultivar Williams 82 chromosome 2, Glycine_max_v4.0, whole genome shotgun sequence, one region includes:
- the LOC100801828 gene encoding cold-regulated protein 27, with protein MTWHPNDGTDTCKSEAMWSLFSSPSSEGFFFSAEKLRSRVMEQHDLRRRHSPPLTSDPKPLPELARSASASSSFTVDNNSKGLSHHHSAAPAPPMGQSTRWTDQQHSLYIRSLEASFVNELHHSMRLRCRSLRNSTDEAYKCRILQNLHNMPKQSLALQDDRQKRINLQRVAPMLESTADSHVLAGSQFELTSVDGSCSLREPITCKHGLLCDEEIQIHARGSSTFTDRSPRSLEKQCICRSFHLDLACSTTEVTDQNFKDEEARSSSMPLVKRLKTATADGSSSDQVVPFGKLHIPDVSTSSNAQAQKIKDMNCYENPQ; from the exons ATGACGTGGCACCCCAACGACGGCACTGACACGTGTAAAAGCGAAGCCATGTGGAGCCTTTTTTCCTCCCCTTCCTCAGAGGGTTTCTTCTTCTCTGCCGAAAAACTCCGATCACGCGTCATGGAACAACACGATCTCCGTCGCCGCCACTCGCCGCCGTTAACCTCCGATCCCAAACCATTGCCAGAGCTCGCTCGCTCCGCTtccgcctcctcctccttcacCGTCGACAACAACTCCAAAGGCCTCTCGCATCACCACTCCGCGGCGCCCGCTCCGCCTATG GGCCAGTCGACGAGATGGACTGATCAGCAGCACAGTCTATATATTCGTTCTTTAGAGGCCTCATTCGTGAATGAATTGCATCATTCTATGCGTTTACGCTGTCGGAGCTTAAGAAATAGCACAGATGAAGCATATAAATGTAGAATTTTgcaaaatttacataatatgcCTAAGCAG TCTCTGGCTCTACAAGATGACCGCCAGAAGAGGATCAACCTTCAAAGAGTTGCACCTATGTTAGAGAGCACAGCTGATTCTCATGTTCTTGCTGGAAGTCAATTTGAACTTACATCTGTGGATGGAAGCTGTAGTTTGAGAGAGCCTATAACCTGCAAGCATGGCTTGCTTTGTGATGAGGAGATTCAGATTCATGCAAGAGGAAGTTCAACATTTACTGACAGGTCACCAAGAAGTTTAGAGAAGCAATGTATTTGCCGCTCATTCCATCTAGACTTGGCTTGCAGTACTACAG AGGTCACTGATCAAAACTTTAAGGATGAGGAAGCCAGGTCAAGCAGCATGCCCTTGGTGAAAAGGTTGAAGACAGCTACAGCTGATGGTTCAAGCAGTGATCAA GTTGTACCATTTGGAAAACTTCACATACCAGATGTTTCAACTAGTAGTAACGCGCAAGCTCAGAAAATAAAGGACATGAATTGCTATGAGAATCCCCAGTGA
- the LOC100792811 gene encoding glycoprotein 3-alpha-L-fucosyltransferase A produces MGLVSNLRGSRTEAAPQQEALPVSAVSGGAAKRKWTNLMPLVVALVVVAEIAFLGRLDMAKNAEMVDTLAVFFYRPRAVVEGDDLGLGTVVGGGGGDGNSESESCEEWLEREDAVTYSRDFAEEPVFVSGADQEWKSCSVGCKFGFSGDKKPDAAFGLPQPGGTASVLRSMESAQYYAENNLAMARRRGYNIVMTTSLSSDVPVGYFSWAEYDIMAPVQPKTEAALAAAFISNCGARNMRLQALEALEKSNIKIDSYGGCHRNRDGRVDKVEALKHYKFSLAFENSNEEDYVTEKFFQSLVAGTIPVVVGAPNIQDFAPSPGSILHIKEIEDVESVAKSMRYLAENPEAYNQSLRWKYEGPSDSFKALVDMAAVHSSCRLCIHLATVSREKEENSPGFNKRPCKCTRGPKTVYHIYVRERGRFEMESIYLRSSNLTLEALKSAVVSKFTSLNHVPIWKTERPEVLRGGNDLKLYKIYPVGLTQRQALYYFSFKGDADFRSHLESHPCAKFEAIFV; encoded by the exons ATGGGTCTCGTGTCGAATCTGCGAGGCTCGAGAACGGAAGCAGCGCCACAACAAGAAGCATTACCCGTTTCGGCGGTTTCCGGTGGCGCAGCGAAGAGGAAATGGACCAATCTAATGCCGCTGGTCGTCGCCCTCGTCGTCGTTGCGGAGATCGCGTTTCTCGGAAGGCTCGACATGGCCAAGAACGCCGAGATGGTTGACACCCTCGCTGTCTTCTTCTACCGCCCTCGCGCAGTGGTTGAAGGCGACGATTTGGGGCTGGGTACGGTGGTTGGTGGCGGCGGCGGTGATGGGAATTCAGAATCGGAGAGTTGTGAGGAGTGGTTGGAGAGGGAGGATGCCGTGACTTATTCAAGGGACTTTGCCGAAGAACCTGTTTTTGTTTCTGGAGCTGACCAG GAGTGGAAGTCGTGTTCGGTGGGATGTAAATTTGGGTTTAGTGGGGATAAGAAACCTGATGCTGCATTTGGGTTACCTCAACCAGGTGGAACAGCTAGTGTTCTGCGATCGATGGAATCAGCACAATACTATGCTGAGAACAATCTTGCCATGGCAAGACG GAGGGGATATAACATTGTAATGACAACCAGTCTATCATCTGATGTTCCTGTTGGATATTTTTCATGGGCTGAGTATGATATCATGGCACCAGTGCAGCCAAAAACTGAAGCTGCTCTTGCAGCTGCATTCATTTCCAATTGTGGTGCTCGAAATATGCGGTTGCAGGCTCTTGAAGCCCTTGAAAAATCAAACATCAAGATCGACTCTTATGGTGGTTGTCATAGGAACCGTGATGGAAGAG TGGACAAAGTGGAAGCCTTGAAGCACTACAAATTTAGCTTAGCATTTGAAAATTCTAACGAGGAAGATTATGTAACTGAAAAATTCTTCCAATCCCTTGTTGCTG GAACTATCCCTGTGGTTGTTGGTGCTCCAAATATTCAGGATTTTGCTCCTTCTCCTGGTTCAATTTTACATATTAAAGAGATAGAGGATGTTGAGTCTGTTGCAAAGTCCATGAGATACCTAGCAGAAAATCCTGAAGCGTATAATCAATCGTTGAG GTGGAAGTATGAGGGCCCATCTGATTCCTTCAAGGCCCTTGTGGATATGGCAGCTGTACATTCTTCCTGCCGCCTTTGCATTCACTTGGCCACAGTGAGtagagagaaggaagaaaatagTCCAGGCTTCAACAAACGCCCTTGCAAGTGCACTAGAGGGCCAAAAACTGTGTATCATATTTATGTGAGAGAAAGGGGAAGGTTTGAGATGGAATCCATTTACTTGAG GTCTAGCAATTTAACTCTAGAGGCCTTGAAGTCTGCAGTTGTTTCAAAGTTCACATCCCTGAATCATGTACCTATATGGAAGACAGAAAGACCTGAAGTTCTTAGAGGGGGCAATGATTTAAAACTCTACAAAATATACCCAGTTGGTTTGACACAAAGACAAGCACTTTATTACTTCAGCTTCAAAGGGGATGCGGATTTCAGGAGTCACTTGGAAAGCCATCCTTGTGCAAAGTTTGAAGCCATTTTTGTGTAG